One window from the genome of Enterobacter asburiae encodes:
- a CDS encoding DNA cytosine methyltransferase, which yields MSEFDLFAQELLEKAEAEEKQQQERDRKLIDRVLEIYDQKYVAELLRKIGKNEWSRETLNRWINGKCEPKSLTMAEEALLRKMLPEQPAHHPDYDFRFIDLFAGIGGIRKGFEAIGGQCVFTSEWNKEAVRTYKANWYNDEDAHTFNLDIREVTLSGEEGISEEKAYAHIDQHIPDHDVLLAGFPCQPFSLAGVSKKNSLGRAHGFECEAQGTLFFDVARIIKAKQPAIFVLENVKNLKSHDKGKTFKVIMDTLDELGYEVADANITGKDDPKIIDGKNFLPQHRERIVLVGFRRDLNIHQGFTLKDIHKFYPEKRPTFAQLLDPAVDSKYILSPKLWEYLYNYAKKHAAKGNGFGFGLVDPNNENSVARTLSARYHKDGSEILIDRGWDKELGEIDFSNPVNQEQRPRRLTPHECARLMGFEQPGGKPFRIPVSDTQAYRQFGNSVVVPVFEAVAKLLQPYIIKAAANKATNK from the coding sequence ATGTCTGAATTCGATTTATTTGCTCAGGAACTGCTCGAAAAAGCAGAAGCTGAAGAAAAACAACAACAAGAGCGCGACAGGAAGCTGATTGATCGGGTACTTGAAATTTACGACCAGAAGTATGTCGCAGAACTGCTAAGAAAAATAGGTAAAAACGAGTGGAGTCGCGAAACTCTTAACCGCTGGATAAATGGCAAGTGTGAACCAAAATCGCTCACCATGGCAGAAGAAGCGCTGTTACGGAAAATGCTGCCGGAACAACCCGCTCATCATCCTGACTATGATTTCCGCTTTATTGACCTGTTTGCTGGTATTGGTGGTATACGTAAAGGATTCGAGGCCATCGGCGGGCAATGCGTTTTTACCAGCGAATGGAATAAAGAAGCGGTACGTACCTACAAAGCAAACTGGTACAACGATGAAGACGCACACACATTCAATCTGGATATCCGCGAAGTCACGCTAAGCGGAGAAGAAGGCATCTCAGAAGAGAAAGCCTACGCCCATATCGATCAACACATCCCGGATCATGACGTCCTGCTGGCCGGTTTTCCCTGCCAGCCATTCAGTCTGGCGGGTGTAAGTAAGAAAAACTCTCTCGGACGTGCACATGGATTCGAATGTGAAGCGCAGGGTACTCTGTTTTTCGATGTTGCCCGCATAATCAAGGCTAAGCAACCAGCCATTTTTGTGCTGGAAAACGTGAAAAACCTTAAGAGCCATGACAAAGGAAAAACGTTTAAAGTTATTATGGATACCCTTGATGAATTAGGCTATGAAGTCGCTGATGCCAATATTACAGGGAAAGATGATCCTAAAATTATTGATGGTAAAAATTTCCTGCCACAACATCGTGAGCGTATTGTTCTGGTCGGATTCCGCCGTGACCTCAATATCCATCAGGGATTCACTTTAAAGGATATTCATAAATTCTACCCTGAGAAAAGACCAACATTTGCTCAGCTTCTGGACCCTGCGGTTGACAGTAAATATATCCTGAGCCCTAAGTTATGGGAGTATCTCTATAACTATGCTAAAAAGCATGCTGCCAAAGGTAATGGGTTCGGTTTTGGTCTGGTTGATCCGAATAATGAAAATAGCGTTGCGAGAACATTATCCGCTCGTTACCATAAAGATGGATCTGAAATTCTCATCGACAGAGGATGGGATAAAGAACTCGGCGAAATCGATTTCTCAAATCCAGTGAATCAGGAACAAAGACCAAGAAGACTGACGCCTCATGAATGCGCCAGATTGATGGGTTTTGAGCAACCCGGAGGCAAGCCATTCCGGATCCCCGTTTCCGATACCCAGGCCTATCGCCAGTTTGGGAATTCAGTGGTCGTTCCCGTTTTTGAAGCCGTGGCGAAACTGCTTCAACCTTATATTATTAAAGCCGCAGCAAACAAGGCGACAAATAAATAA
- a CDS encoding HNH endonuclease, giving the protein MKNKRAWAFKTISKKELVYRGNDGYDDNPFESYSYDNLVANHKQVESGDIVVIYNRKHVIGVAVITSLIKEDSQKEINQCPINNCKAEKIRTRTSKKPEWRCSNGHEFEKPLKKTIPVIKSTAFYSNNFKILKMNYLELEGKIINHNKQLSIQEVKFEWAKDLWEGNGRYIDNLESMEASEPEALFNKEDLREVVNRSIKQRRGQRSFREKLLKKNNHCAITKCAVLDILEAAHIYPYRNKSHNHISNGILLRADIHTLFDLDLIAIEPKNFTVHINGKLKKSEYSIYEGSVLSISHKLSQDALEERWEIFMDKNK; this is encoded by the coding sequence ATGAAAAATAAAAGGGCTTGGGCCTTTAAAACAATCAGTAAAAAAGAACTAGTTTATCGTGGTAATGATGGTTATGATGATAATCCATTTGAGTCGTATTCTTATGATAATTTGGTTGCTAATCATAAGCAAGTTGAATCTGGGGATATTGTTGTAATATATAACAGAAAGCATGTTATTGGTGTGGCGGTAATAACCTCTCTTATCAAAGAAGATTCTCAAAAAGAAATAAATCAATGCCCTATAAATAACTGTAAGGCAGAGAAAATAAGAACCAGAACTAGCAAAAAACCCGAATGGAGATGTAGTAATGGCCATGAATTCGAAAAACCATTAAAAAAAACCATACCTGTAATAAAATCTACGGCATTCTATTCTAATAACTTCAAAATACTAAAAATGAATTATCTTGAGCTGGAGGGTAAAATAATAAACCATAACAAACAACTATCTATCCAGGAAGTAAAATTTGAATGGGCAAAAGATCTATGGGAAGGAAATGGGCGTTATATCGATAATTTAGAAAGCATGGAGGCTAGTGAACCTGAAGCCCTATTCAATAAGGAGGATTTGAGAGAGGTAGTTAATCGTTCGATTAAACAAAGACGAGGACAACGTTCGTTTAGGGAAAAACTTCTCAAAAAAAATAATCATTGCGCTATAACTAAATGTGCGGTTTTAGATATTCTTGAAGCCGCTCATATCTATCCATATAGAAATAAATCACATAACCATATAAGTAACGGTATTTTACTTAGGGCTGATATACATACACTTTTTGATCTTGATTTAATAGCTATTGAGCCTAAGAACTTCACTGTTCACATTAATGGAAAACTTAAAAAAAGTGAGTATTCGATTTATGAAGGTAGTGTTCTTAGTATTTCCCACAAATTGTCACAAGATGCATTAGAAGAAAGATGGGAAATATTTATGGATAAAAATAAATAA